A genomic segment from Campylobacter sp. MG1 encodes:
- a CDS encoding LTA synthase family protein, which produces MNLIVRSFVAYLIFFLICLLFRVGFLLFHYDYNFNDFITSIIQGSRFDMQYCGYIASAYCIFSIFGKFVSKIIFNIACILILFAELTFIVFFNIYRKNIDLNLFLFKNEETLPLIKTAFSENYGIIPAIFIFFIALFVLNYIHEKILKKNLKINFKYSLALFIVFAFSMMLSINQKFSFKAASLFNVTKAYDNAALQASTFGHLKGFGGTIKDYYQQKNINFEYFNVGTPKDAICKYFQINPCKEEINIYDYIKHKKDENLQIKPSKVYYIITESLSDWIMNEKFNDLFEDIHNFKNKNAYISAINNADSTAKSLQTQLLGIYNNLDDNFLKYNSLIIPKTSLISQFKELGFNVDFYFGGARNWAGLFDFTNKLQINKNYDKEHIFKENFENLNYPNQNYWGAYDDFLFAYASKNSKEFSFNIIMTTTNHPTYDLAFMQKNDFAIPFDKIEKLSTKYKNELATIYWYQKTLINWIEKTAQNEPDSLFVITGDHYGRFNIDDSNDLFITHSVPVIMYYPKAKIYPTCKITNHLDISASIINLIAPKGYEYFSFGSPCFSLEKKEILAANKYGFEVEFKDGKITSGGGYLRMAQALSWYLVYKGNIIK; this is translated from the coding sequence ATGAATTTAATAGTTCGTTCTTTTGTAGCTTATTTGATTTTCTTTTTAATATGTCTTTTATTTAGAGTTGGATTTTTATTATTTCATTATGATTACAACTTCAATGATTTTATAACCTCTATAATACAAGGTAGTAGATTTGATATGCAATATTGTGGATATATAGCAAGTGCATATTGTATATTTTCCATATTTGGGAAATTTGTATCGAAAATAATTTTTAACATAGCTTGTATTTTGATTTTATTTGCTGAACTTACATTCATTGTATTTTTTAATATTTATCGTAAAAACATAGATTTAAATTTATTTTTGTTTAAAAATGAAGAAACTCTTCCACTTATAAAAACTGCTTTTAGTGAAAATTATGGAATAATTCCTGCTATTTTTATATTTTTTATAGCCTTATTTGTTTTAAATTATATTCACGAAAAAATTTTAAAAAAGAACTTAAAAATTAACTTTAAATATTCATTAGCATTATTTATTGTATTTGCTTTTTCTATGATGCTTAGTATTAATCAAAAATTTTCATTTAAGGCTGCTAGTTTATTTAATGTTACAAAAGCTTACGATAACGCAGCACTTCAGGCTAGTACTTTTGGGCATTTAAAAGGTTTTGGAGGAACTATTAAGGATTATTATCAACAAAAAAATATAAATTTTGAATATTTTAATGTTGGCACACCAAAAGATGCTATTTGTAAATATTTTCAAATAAATCCTTGTAAAGAAGAAATAAATATATATGACTACATAAAACATAAAAAAGATGAAAATTTACAAATAAAACCTAGTAAGGTATATTATATAATCACAGAATCATTATCAGACTGGATTATGAATGAAAAATTTAATGATCTTTTTGAAGATATCCATAATTTTAAAAATAAAAACGCATATATCAGTGCAATTAATAATGCGGATAGTACAGCCAAAAGTCTTCAAACTCAACTCTTAGGAATTTACAATAATTTAGATGATAATTTTTTAAAATATAATTCACTAATTATTCCAAAAACTTCTTTAATAAGCCAATTTAAGGAACTTGGATTTAATGTTGATTTTTATTTTGGTGGAGCTAGAAATTGGGCTGGATTATTTGATTTTACTAATAAGTTACAAATTAATAAAAACTATGATAAAGAGCATATCTTTAAAGAAAATTTTGAAAATCTTAATTATCCTAATCAAAATTATTGGGGTGCTTATGATGATTTTTTATTTGCTTATGCTAGTAAAAATAGTAAAGAATTCAGCTTTAATATAATTATGACAACTACAAATCACCCAACTTATGATTTAGCATTTATGCAAAAGAATGATTTTGCTATCCCATTTGATAAGATAGAAAAACTAAGTACAAAGTATAAAAACGAACTAGCTACCATTTATTGGTATCAAAAAACCTTAATAAATTGGATAGAAAAAACAGCACAAAATGAACCTGATAGTCTTTTTGTAATTACAGGTGATCATTATGGAAGATTTAATATAGATGATAGTAATGATTTATTTATTACTCATTCAGTACCTGTTATAATGTATTATCCAAAGGCTAAGATTTATCCAACTTGTAAGATAACAAATCATCTTGATATAAGTGCAAGTATTATAAATTTAATTGCCCCTAAAGGTTATGAATATTTTAGTTTCGGAAGTCCTTGTTTTTCGTTAGAAAAAAAGGAAATTTTAGCAGCTAATAAATATGGTTTTGAAGTAGAATTTAAAGATGGAAAAATAACTAGTGGGGGGGGGTATTTGAGAATGGCTCAAGCACTTTCTTGGTATTTAGTTTATAAAGGCAATATTATTAAATAA
- a CDS encoding valine--tRNA ligase — MSDFYNPKEIEKDYYEFCKQKGYFEIDGNKNIQENGKNFAIMMPPPNVTGVLHIGHALTFTLQDIITRYKRMDGFKVLYQPGLDHAGIATQNVVEKQLLAKGIKKEELGREKFIEKVWEWKEQSGGAIVKQMQALGITPAFSRLRFTMDEGLQNAVKKAFVDLYNKGLIEQNNRMINWCTKDGALSDIEVEYEENKGKLYHIRYFLNDKDYLVVATTRPETYFGDTAVMINPNDERYKHLVGKEVTLPIINRKIKIIADSHVDMSFGTGIVKVTPAHDNNDYEVGLRHNLEFLTIFDENGILNEHCAEFKGLERLEARKIVVDKLNELGFIEKIEDYVNQVGHCYRCKNIVEPYISKQWFVKTDIATKVIEKVNNGDAKFYPAHWINSFNAWLRELRPWCISRQLWWGHQIPVYYCDECEHIHVSERKVEKCEKCGCDSITQDKDVLDTWFSSGLWAFSTLGYNNGDFGKGTLWNESDIKDFYPNSLLITGFDILFFWVCRMLFQSENELGEIPFKDIYLHALVKDENGQKMSKSKGNVIDPLDSIDKYSADILRFTLALLAVQGRDIRMSEDRMILVRNFTNKLYNAVNFLLLKGKDYKILGSYKTTLGIYINAEFQKCVNETRKNLDEYRFNDAAMNIYKFLWDEFCDYGIEFSKADESSIDELASVFLNAMKLLSPFMPFISDYLYHKLGSTSIFENGSIMVEKYPKINEISTTEEQIIKNYELCKEAINSLRSIKKTANITDKNAPAQIISEHKFDEYYLKLIAKLAKVGELSQDENPKESFSVNVSTNLKTAIFVDSKALDEMKAKLENRYKKVLAEYEKLNKMLSNEKFVANAPAQVVEQNKIAMQKAENELNEIKAELNNIG, encoded by the coding sequence ATGAGCGATTTTTACAATCCAAAAGAAATTGAAAAAGATTATTATGAATTTTGCAAACAAAAAGGCTATTTTGAAATAGATGGAAATAAAAATATTCAAGAAAATGGCAAAAACTTTGCAATTATGATGCCACCGCCAAATGTTACAGGTGTTTTACATATAGGACACGCACTTACTTTTACACTTCAAGACATTATTACAAGATATAAAAGAATGGATGGCTTTAAGGTGCTTTATCAACCAGGCTTAGACCACGCAGGCATTGCTACTCAAAATGTAGTTGAAAAGCAACTTTTAGCAAAAGGGATTAAAAAAGAAGAATTAGGGCGTGAAAAATTCATAGAAAAAGTATGGGAGTGGAAAGAGCAAAGCGGTGGAGCTATAGTTAAGCAAATGCAAGCACTAGGCATTACTCCTGCCTTTTCAAGACTTCGTTTTACTATGGATGAAGGGCTTCAAAATGCTGTTAAAAAAGCTTTTGTGGACCTTTATAATAAAGGCTTAATAGAGCAAAATAACAGAATGATAAACTGGTGTACTAAAGATGGAGCATTAAGTGATATTGAGGTTGAATATGAAGAAAATAAAGGCAAACTTTATCATATAAGATATTTTTTAAATGATAAGGATTATTTAGTAGTTGCAACTACTAGACCTGAGACTTATTTTGGCGATACTGCTGTAATGATAAATCCTAATGATGAAAGATATAAGCATTTGGTTGGTAAAGAAGTTACGCTGCCTATTATAAATCGTAAAATAAAAATCATAGCTGATAGCCATGTTGATATGAGCTTTGGAACAGGAATTGTAAAAGTAACACCAGCTCACGATAATAATGACTATGAAGTAGGACTTAGACATAATTTAGAGTTTTTAACTATTTTTGATGAAAATGGAATTTTAAACGAGCATTGTGCTGAGTTTAAAGGACTTGAAAGACTTGAGGCTAGAAAAATAGTAGTTGATAAACTAAACGAATTGGGTTTTATTGAAAAAATTGAAGATTATGTAAATCAAGTTGGACATTGTTATCGTTGTAAAAATATCGTTGAGCCGTATATTTCTAAACAATGGTTTGTAAAAACCGACATTGCAACAAAAGTTATAGAAAAAGTAAATAATGGTGATGCTAAGTTTTATCCAGCTCATTGGATAAATAGCTTTAATGCTTGGTTAAGAGAATTACGCCCTTGGTGTATCAGCAGACAACTTTGGTGGGGACATCAAATTCCTGTTTATTATTGTGATGAGTGCGAACATATTCATGTAAGTGAGAGAAAGGTAGAAAAATGTGAAAAATGTGGCTGCGATAGTATCACTCAAGATAAAGATGTGCTTGATACTTGGTTTAGCTCGGGACTTTGGGCATTTTCAACTCTAGGTTATAACAATGGCGATTTTGGTAAAGGCACTTTATGGAATGAAAGTGATATAAAAGACTTTTATCCAAACTCACTTTTAATTACAGGCTTTGATATATTATTTTTCTGGGTATGTAGAATGCTATTTCAAAGTGAAAATGAGCTAGGCGAAATCCCATTTAAAGACATTTATCTTCACGCACTTGTAAAAGATGAAAACGGACAAAAAATGAGTAAGAGTAAAGGCAATGTAATTGACCCACTTGATAGCATTGATAAATATAGTGCTGACATTTTACGCTTTACTTTAGCACTTTTAGCCGTTCAAGGAAGAGATATAAGAATGAGTGAAGATAGAATGATTTTAGTTCGTAACTTCACAAATAAGCTTTATAATGCGGTGAATTTCTTACTACTTAAAGGTAAGGATTATAAGATACTAGGTAGCTATAAAACAACACTAGGTATTTATATAAACGCAGAATTTCAAAAATGCGTAAATGAAACTCGTAAAAACTTAGATGAATATAGATTTAATGATGCTGCTATGAATATTTATAAGTTTTTATGGGATGAGTTTTGTGATTATGGAATTGAGTTTAGCAAGGCTGATGAGAGTAGTATAGATGAGCTTGCGAGCGTATTTTTAAACGCTATGAAATTACTTAGTCCATTTATGCCATTTATTAGTGATTATTTATATCATAAATTAGGCAGCACAAGTATTTTTGAAAATGGCTCAATTATGGTAGAAAAGTATCCTAAAATAAATGAGATTTCAACCACTGAAGAGCAAATTATCAAAAACTACGAGCTTTGCAAAGAAGCGATTAATAGCCTAAGAAGTATCAAAAAAACAGCAAATATTACTGATAAAAACGCTCCGGCACAAATTATAAGCGAACATAAATTTGATGAATATTATCTAAAACTAATAGCAAAATTAGCTAAAGTAGGAGAATTAAGCCAAGATGAAAATCCTAAAGAAAGCTTTAGCGTAAATGTTAGCACGAACTTAAAAACCGCTATTTTTGTAGATAGCAAAGCACTTGATGAAATGAAAGCTAAGTTAGAAAATAGATATAAAAAAGTTCTAGCAGAATACGAAAAGCTAAACAAAATGCTAAGCAATGAAAAATTCGTAGCTAACGCACCAGCACAAGTTGTAGAACAAAACAAAATTGCTATGCAAAAAGCTGAAAACGAATTAAATGAAATAAAAGCTGAATTAAATAACATAGGATAA
- the purU gene encoding formyltetrahydrofolate deformylase, translated as MNEYILKITCPDKKGLVAIISNEIYKAGFNIESNNEFVNSDTNSFYFLAILSSSESVKDDFINNLKQILTDAQITFSPKRKKNIIILASKELHCLGDLLLANYEDELNANILKVMANHDLSDFVKRFDIDFSLIDTSKDKELYEQDIIQEIKKYNVDYIVLAKYMRILSPNFVNTFKDKIINIHHSFLPAFIGANPYLQAYERGVKIIGASAHFVTDNLDEGPIIFQDIVRVNHTYNSKDLRKAGKKIETLVLRNALEKVFDDRVFIAGNKTIIF; from the coding sequence ATGAATGAATATATCTTAAAAATCACTTGCCCTGATAAAAAAGGGCTTGTGGCTATTATCTCAAATGAGATTTATAAGGCGGGATTTAATATAGAAAGCAATAATGAATTTGTAAATAGCGATACAAATTCTTTTTATTTTCTAGCGATTTTAAGCTCAAGTGAGAGTGTAAAAGATGATTTTATAAATAATTTAAAACAGATTTTAACAGACGCACAAATCACATTTAGCCCAAAAAGAAAGAAAAACATAATAATCCTAGCATCAAAAGAACTTCATTGTTTAGGAGATTTGCTACTTGCAAACTATGAAGATGAATTAAATGCGAATATCTTAAAAGTTATGGCAAATCACGATTTAAGCGATTTTGTGAAAAGATTTGATATAGATTTTAGCCTAATTGATACTAGCAAAGATAAAGAACTTTACGAGCAAGATATAATTCAAGAGATTAAAAAATACAATGTTGATTATATAGTATTAGCAAAATATATGCGGATTTTAAGCCCAAATTTTGTAAATACTTTTAAAGATAAAATCATCAATATTCATCATTCTTTTTTACCTGCATTTATCGGTGCAAATCCATATCTACAAGCTTATGAGCGTGGGGTTAAAATCATAGGAGCAAGTGCGCATTTTGTAACGGATAATTTAGATGAAGGACCTATCATTTTTCAAGACATAGTTAGAGTAAATCACACTTATAATTCAAAAGATTTAAGAAAAGCAGGTAAAAAAATAGAAACTCTAGTGCTAAGAAATGCCCTTGAAAAAGTGTTTGATGATAGAGTTTTTATCGCTGGTAATAAGACTATAATTTTTTAA
- a CDS encoding MFS transporter yields MLLIVSLGAFLSTLAMNQILPLLPFIMQEYGVVGDKVSLYSGLAYGGSTLMMAVFAPLWGILADKFGRKKMLLRASFGMGLCMIISSFLQTAESFIILRFIMGLFSGFNSACIALIAVNAPQDKINISLAKLSSSQISGSLLGPLFGGILMHFFDFRIQFFISGCMLFIIFFLILFYVKENFSPQLKQQNIKLNKEKYKFIFILFITSFLIQYSQTFIGPIIGLFISNLIEYKELATGFCFSLAGIASAIFAPKITSLSSKYGEIKLILFSTFFLFICFVLHYFTYTNYVLFCLIRFLTGVSFCSIMPNVYSLIRKNIPKEINSKFFGYNQSFFGFGAFFGSLSGGYFYNIYNANIFFICAGCVISSFLMFLFFKR; encoded by the coding sequence ATGCTCTTAATAGTTTCATTAGGAGCATTTCTTAGTACTTTAGCTATGAATCAAATTTTACCACTCCTACCTTTTATAATGCAAGAATACGGTGTAGTTGGTGATAAAGTTAGCTTATATAGTGGTTTAGCCTATGGCGGTAGCACATTAATGATGGCTGTGTTTGCTCCACTATGGGGAATTTTAGCTGATAAATTCGGTCGCAAAAAAATGCTACTTAGAGCTAGTTTTGGTATGGGCTTATGTATGATAATAAGTTCATTTTTACAAACAGCAGAGTCTTTTATAATATTAAGATTTATAATGGGACTTTTTTCAGGTTTTAACTCGGCTTGTATTGCGTTAATAGCAGTAAATGCACCACAAGATAAAATAAATATTTCTCTAGCAAAATTAAGTTCGTCACAAATAAGTGGTTCTTTACTCGGTCCTTTATTTGGTGGAATTTTAATGCATTTTTTTGATTTTAGAATACAATTTTTTATATCAGGTTGCATGCTTTTTATAATATTTTTTTTAATATTATTTTATGTCAAAGAAAATTTTTCACCACAATTAAAACAGCAAAATATTAAACTAAATAAAGAAAAATATAAATTTATATTTATATTATTTATAACATCATTTTTAATTCAATATTCACAAACTTTCATAGGACCTATTATAGGATTGTTTATATCAAATTTAATAGAATATAAAGAATTAGCCACTGGATTTTGTTTTTCACTAGCTGGAATAGCTAGTGCAATTTTTGCTCCTAAAATAACTTCTTTATCAAGTAAATATGGAGAAATTAAGCTAATACTATTTAGTACATTTTTTCTTTTTATATGTTTTGTGTTGCATTATTTTACTTATACAAACTATGTATTATTTTGCTTAATAAGATTTTTAACTGGAGTTAGTTTTTGCTCTATTATGCCTAATGTATATTCTCTAATAAGAAAGAATATACCAAAAGAAATAAATTCAAAATTTTTTGGATATAACCAAAGTTTTTTTGGATTCGGAGCATTTTTTGGAAGCCTTAGTGGTGGTTATTTTTATAATATTTACAATGCTAATATATTTTTCATATGTGCTGGTTGTGTAATTTCTAGTTTTTTAATGTTTTTATTTTTTAAAAGGTAA
- a CDS encoding histidine triad nucleotide-binding protein — protein sequence MSELNVFEKIVAGELPSSKVLENDEFLAFHDIDPKAPVHILIIPKKRFISFQEVDGATMAKMTDFIHEVAKLLGLDKSGYKLLTNVGSDAGQEVFHLHFHMLGGLKLFIPKAEDNNASLF from the coding sequence ATGAGCGAGTTGAATGTATTTGAAAAAATTGTAGCCGGAGAATTACCATCTAGCAAAGTTTTAGAAAACGATGAATTTTTAGCTTTTCATGATATTGACCCAAAAGCTCCAGTTCATATATTAATAATTCCTAAAAAAAGATTTATTAGTTTTCAAGAAGTTGATGGTGCTACAATGGCAAAAATGACTGATTTTATCCATGAGGTTGCAAAATTATTAGGACTTGATAAAAGTGGATATAAATTACTTACTAATGTAGGTTCTGATGCAGGACAAGAAGTATTTCACTTACACTTTCATATGTTAGGTGGATTAAAGTTATTTATACCAAAAGCAGAGGATAATAACGCTAGTTTATTTTAA
- the pheS gene encoding phenylalanine--tRNA ligase subunit alpha yields MEDILINLSNCRSLDELEDIKIQALGKKGYITVEFSKLKDLSGEEKKDRASVLNNLKDKFNEEYNAKLKELKEDFIKNEAKKDAFNFTYFDQNSKSGAFHPVMITMDRIIDYFIRQNFSLEEGPLIEDDWHNFEALNLPKSHPARDMQDTFYFADKLLLRTQTSPVQIRTMKNQKPPIRMIAPGAVFRRDFDVTHTPMFHQIEMLVVEDGDKISFANLKYVLEEFLKYMFGDIKVRFRPSFFPFTEPSAEVDISCVFCGGCGCNVCKHTGFIEVMGCGMVHPNVFKDVGYKNVSGYAFGLGVERFAMLLHKIPDLRSLFEGDLRLLEQFK; encoded by the coding sequence TTGGAAGATATTTTAATTAATTTAAGTAATTGCCGTTCGCTTGATGAATTAGAAGATATTAAAATTCAAGCTTTAGGCAAAAAGGGTTATATAACTGTTGAATTTTCTAAACTTAAAGATTTAAGTGGTGAAGAAAAAAAAGATAGGGCTAGTGTATTAAATAATTTAAAAGATAAATTTAATGAAGAATATAATGCTAAACTTAAAGAACTTAAAGAAGATTTTATAAAAAATGAAGCTAAAAAAGATGCATTTAATTTTACTTATTTTGATCAGAATTCAAAATCTGGAGCTTTTCATCCAGTTATGATTACTATGGATAGAATTATAGATTATTTTATAAGACAAAATTTTAGTCTTGAAGAAGGTCCTTTAATTGAAGATGATTGGCATAATTTTGAGGCTTTAAATTTGCCAAAATCTCATCCAGCTAGAGATATGCAAGATACTTTTTATTTTGCGGATAAATTACTACTTAGAACTCAAACAAGCCCAGTGCAAATAAGAACCATGAAAAATCAAAAACCACCTATTAGAATGATTGCACCTGGTGCTGTGTTTAGAAGAGATTTTGATGTAACACATACACCTATGTTTCATCAAATAGAAATGCTAGTGGTTGAAGATGGGGATAAAATATCTTTTGCTAATTTAAAGTATGTTTTAGAAGAATTTTTAAAATATATGTTTGGAGATATAAAAGTTAGATTTCGTCCTAGCTTTTTCCCATTTACAGAACCTAGTGCTGAAGTTGATATATCATGTGTATTTTGTGGTGGTTGTGGATGTAATGTTTGCAAACATACAGGCTTTATTGAAGTTATGGGTTGTGGTATGGTTCATCCAAATGTATTTAAAGATGTTGGATATAAAAATGTTAGCGGATATGCTTTTGGTTTAGGAGTTGAGCGATTTGCAATGCTACTTCATAAAATACCTGATTTAAGGTCATTATTTGAAGGAGATTTAAGATTATTGGAGCAATTTAAATGA
- the pheT gene encoding phenylalanine--tRNA ligase subunit beta, translating to MIISKNWLNEFIDLKNISTDELVKTLNSIGLEVDGVTTIIAPKKVVVAKVMSKEKHPDAEKLSICQVDVGNEVLQIVCGAKNVEAGQFVAVSLEGAQIGDITIKKAKLRGVESNGMICSSTELGFAKINDGIMVLDNSIGELTLGKELCEYPLFNDELIEIELTPNRGDCLSINGIARDLSAALDINLKEKKPFKDVDNAEGIRRILNVHFSDGIDANFNIRAIEILGNVSNSLKVKLRLASINELKINFIENLMAYSTHANGVLFNAFDLNKICPNCDQISLDVKAESNKEYVVKYKDNVLCVAGVTQNDSYKVDENSSKILIMSFYVNPNIIANVHKNYENTDIYRSFRGSEPELLIGIDYLFNLLQNHENLKIYGSSCQNTPSKEKVSINVNLNELNNMIGQIFEKNDIVKILKRLGFELTIKDDNFYIKVPFYRHDVTNSSDICEEIVRMKGIDNIIPKPLNFHEANRTNTTYLNYKKSLELRTRAIMCGYFESIGYVFDSKEYLKKLNLEYIKNDIINPISNELNTLRPTIISTLLKQASNNFNNSRKSVKLFEVGSVFDKDGKEIKKIALLSSGLNEVANLKNHAKPKNIDFYTFLSELKTIFKDFTLGSSDYHLFSEFERANIYKNDKLIGVVGRLDLHIEDELELPKTYICEVDFNELSSDFIKAKPYSKFQGTTRDLSILIPKNYDYNIIKNAIKSLNIKNLVDYKIIDLYCDEKLGDFESLSISFSFIDNEKVLKNDDINNEISLVIDKIKELGLNLR from the coding sequence ATGATAATTAGTAAAAATTGGTTGAATGAATTTATAGACTTAAAAAATATTAGTACAGATGAATTAGTAAAGACTTTAAATAGTATAGGTTTAGAAGTTGATGGGGTAACTACAATTATAGCTCCTAAAAAAGTTGTAGTTGCAAAAGTAATGAGTAAAGAAAAGCACCCTGATGCTGAAAAATTAAGTATTTGCCAAGTAGATGTTGGCAATGAAGTTTTACAAATCGTATGTGGAGCTAAAAATGTTGAAGCAGGGCAATTTGTAGCAGTTAGTTTAGAAGGTGCACAAATTGGTGATATTACTATTAAAAAAGCTAAATTGCGTGGGGTTGAGAGCAATGGAATGATATGCTCATCAACCGAACTTGGATTTGCTAAAATAAATGATGGCATTATGGTTTTAGATAATAGTATAGGCGAACTTACTTTAGGTAAAGAATTATGCGAATATCCTTTATTTAATGATGAATTAATTGAAATTGAGCTAACTCCTAATCGTGGGGATTGCTTAAGTATTAATGGTATAGCAAGAGATTTAAGTGCAGCATTAGATATTAATTTAAAAGAAAAGAAACCTTTTAAAGATGTTGATAATGCAGAAGGTATTAGAAGAATTTTAAATGTTCATTTCAGTGATGGAATTGATGCAAATTTTAATATTAGAGCTATTGAAATTTTAGGAAATGTTAGTAATTCTTTAAAAGTGAAATTACGATTAGCTAGTATAAATGAACTAAAAATAAATTTTATAGAAAATTTAATGGCTTATAGCACCCATGCTAATGGCGTATTATTTAATGCATTTGATTTAAATAAGATTTGTCCTAATTGCGATCAAATTAGTTTAGATGTGAAAGCTGAATCTAATAAAGAATATGTGGTAAAATATAAGGATAATGTATTATGTGTAGCTGGTGTAACTCAAAATGATAGCTATAAGGTAGATGAAAATAGTAGTAAAATATTAATAATGTCGTTTTATGTTAATCCAAATATAATAGCGAATGTTCATAAAAATTATGAAAATACTGATATATATAGAAGTTTTAGAGGGAGTGAACCAGAACTTTTAATAGGAATTGATTATTTGTTTAATCTTTTACAAAATCATGAAAATTTAAAAATATATGGTAGTTCCTGTCAAAATACTCCTAGTAAAGAGAAGGTTAGTATTAATGTTAATTTGAATGAATTAAACAATATGATAGGTCAAATATTTGAAAAAAATGATATAGTAAAAATATTGAAAAGATTAGGTTTTGAATTGACTATAAAAGATGATAATTTTTATATAAAAGTACCATTTTATAGACATGATGTTACAAATTCATCTGATATTTGTGAAGAAATAGTTAGAATGAAAGGTATTGATAATATAATACCTAAACCATTAAATTTTCATGAAGCAAATAGAACTAATACTACGTATTTAAATTATAAAAAATCATTAGAATTAAGAACTAGAGCTATAATGTGTGGCTATTTTGAAAGTATTGGATATGTATTTGATAGTAAAGAATATTTAAAAAAATTAAATTTAGAATATATAAAAAATGATATTATAAATCCTATATCAAATGAATTAAATACTTTAAGACCTACTATTATTAGTACTCTTTTAAAACAGGCAAGTAATAATTTTAATAATTCTAGGAAAAGTGTAAAATTATTTGAAGTTGGTAGTGTTTTTGATAAAGATGGTAAGGAAATTAAAAAAATTGCTTTATTAAGTTCAGGTCTTAATGAAGTTGCAAATTTAAAAAATCATGCAAAGCCGAAAAATATTGATTTTTATACCTTTTTAAGTGAGTTAAAAACAATTTTTAAAGATTTTACATTAGGTAGTAGTGATTATCATTTATTTAGCGAATTTGAAAGAGCTAATATATATAAAAATGATAAATTAATAGGCGTTGTTGGAAGGTTAGATTTACATATAGAAGATGAATTAGAATTGCCTAAAACTTACATTTGTGAAGTTGATTTTAATGAGTTATCAAGTGATTTTATCAAAGCAAAACCTTATTCTAAATTTCAAGGAACAACTAGAGATTTGAGTATACTAATTCCTAAAAATTATGATTATAATATAATTAAAAATGCTATTAAAAGTTTAAATATTAAAAACCTTGTAGATTATAAGATAATTGATTTGTATTGCGATGAAAAATTAGGTGATTTTGAGAGTCTTAGTATTAGTTTTAGTTTCATTGATAATGAAAAAGTGTTAAAAAACGATGATATTAATAACGAAATAAGCTTAGTTATTGATAAAATAAAAGAATTAGGATTAAATTTAAGATGA